From Plectropomus leopardus isolate mb chromosome 4, YSFRI_Pleo_2.0, whole genome shotgun sequence, the proteins below share one genomic window:
- the LOC121942316 gene encoding solute carrier family 22 member 7-like produces MKFDSILSDINGFGKFQIRLVFIQMLARVTLPCHFLLNNFMAAVPSHHCNIIALDDGGVFGNLTQEQKLAVGVPAEQDGTPSSCQMFSKPQYQHLFNSNSSEDAPTVQCQNGWVYDNSTFKSTLATEWNLVCSRKGMNKATATVFFIGVMVGAPLFGFLSDRFGRRPLLLVSYLSSITFAALSAFSTSYVMFVIMRFFTGMSLAGITIITYALNVEWFSIEHRTFSGVIISLDWTLGNWILVGIAYCVNEWRMLILAATSPLILSVIAWRWLPESARWLLTKGRADAAHNYIMQCARINNRTKSMATITPMELLKSVRGETEDRKYTMVDLFKTPNIRKTSICFGIVWYGVAFTYYGISLNVIGFGLNPYLTQFLFAFIEMPMKIGVYYFLEKVGRRSGQMGSLLLTGLCLFINMFVSKEKWVVRTVVAVIGKAMSEASFTIAYLYTTELYPTVVRQNGLGYTSFVARLGVSISPLIMLLEDVWHLLPAVTYCALAVGSGLTALLLPETLNAHLPEYLEDIEQPRVQSMRNKEIQ; encoded by the exons ATGAAATTTGACAGCATACTTTCAGATATTAATGGATTTGGAAAATTCCAAATCAGGCTAGTTTTTATTCAGATGCTTGCTCGAGTTACTTTGCCATGTCACTTCCTGCTGAATAACTTCATGGCAGCTGTTCCCTCTCACCACTGTAACATCATTGCTCTGGATGATGGAGGCGTCTTTGGGAAtttaactcaggaacagaaacTGGCTGTTGGTGTTCCTGCAGAGCAGGATGGGACTCCGAGCTCCTGTCAGATGTTTTCAAAGCCCCAATATCAACATCTGTTCAACTCCAACAGTAGTGAGGATGCACCTACTGTTCAGTGTCAGAACGGATGGGTGTATGACAACAGCACATTCAAATCTACTTTGGCAACAGAG TGGAATCTTGTCTGCAGCAGAAAAGGGATGAACAAGGCAACAGCCACAGTTTTCTTTATTGGTGTTATGGTTGGAGCCCCTTTATTTGGGTTTCTTAGTGACAG GTTTGGCCGACGGCCGCTGCTGTTGGTGTCTTATCTGTCGTCCATTACGTTTGCAGCCCTGAGCGCATTTTCCACATCCTATGTGATGTTTGTCATCATGAGGTTTTTTACAGGGATGTCACTCGCAGGCATAACTATCATCACATATGCTCTAA ATGTTGAATGGTTCAGCATTGAACACAGGACCTTTTCTGGTGTAATCATAAGCCTGGATTGGACATTGGGAAACTGGATTCTGGTTGGAATTGCATATTGTGTAAATGAGTGGAGGATGCTCATTTTGGCAGCAACCTCACCCTTGATACTGTCTGTCATTGCTTGGAG GTGGCTTCCAGAGTCTGCAAGGTGGCTTCTGACAAAAGGAAGGGCAGATGCGGCTCATAATTACATAATGCAATGTGCTAGGATAAACAACAGAACCAAGTCTATGGCCACCATCACACCAATG GAATTACTGAAATCTGTACGAGGTGAAACTGAAGATAGGAAATACACTATGGTGGATCTTTTCAAGACCCCAAATATTCGAAAAACGTCTATATGCTTTGGAATAGTATG GTACGGAGTTGCATTCACATACTACGGGATAAGTCTGAATGTCATTGGGTTTGGACTTAATCCGTATCTCACACAATTCCTATTTGCATTTATTGAAATGCCAATGAAGATCGGTGTGTATTATTTTCTGGAGAAAGTTGGTAGGAGGTCTGGTCAGATGGGATCCCTGCTGTTGACTGgtctctgtctcttcatcaATATGTTTGTCTCCAAAg AAAAGTGGGTTGTACGTACTGTTGTGGCCGTCATTGGAAAAGCCATGTCAGAGGCGTCTTTCACGATCGCATATCTCTACACAACGGAGCTCTATCCTACAGTCGTACG acagaACGGTTTAGGCTACACTTCATTTGTGGCGCGGCTGGGCGTGTCAATATCGCCACTCATCATGCTATTGGAGGATGTGTGGCATCTCCTCCCTGCAGTCACTTATTGTGCGTTGGCAGTCGGATCTGGTTTGACAGCTTTGCTCCTGCCTGAAACATTAAATGCCCACCTGCCAGAGTACTTAGAGGACATTGAGCAaccaag gGTGCAATCCATGAGGAACAAGGAgattcaataa